GTCTTGGCGAGTTGCTCGGAAATCTGGTCAACCAGCTTGTAAACCGGGCCTTGAGCCGTAATTCCCATCTGGAGCAGAATGGCTTCAAGCAGGGCGCGTTTTGTCCAGCTTGACTTGCATTCAACATAATAAGCCTTGAATTTATTGGCCGTAACAGCCGCAGACCAGCTTTTGCCGTAGCCGGAATACCCGGAAAAAGAGACGATTCTTGGAAGATGTGAAGGGCTGTTTATTGCACGCTCCATCACCTTGGCGCACAGCGCCACATTCTTTAGCGGAGCTATGGTATTGACTTGATGCAGTTCCTGTGTCACATTTGCCTCCATACATTTTGTTGTTGGTTATCTTTAAGGCCCGGTTGTGTTCCCGCACTCCGGGCCTTGCTTTTTTTTATTCCCCCTTTTAAAGGGGGCAGGGGGATTTATAACCCCCCAGCCATAAGCTGCTCAACGCCCTCATCCATCATCCTGCAAGCGTTGTAATCCTCGGTTGTCTGGAAATAGGAATGAAACCTCGCAAGCCTGTCTGATATCTTTTCACCCGCCTTGATCAGCGCATCCAGACGCTTCCAGAAATCCCACTGATCAAACATGTTTTCAGGAATCTCCTCGTTCAAAATAGCCTGTTCAAGCATTGGAAGGATCGGAGCAGCCATCTCGGCCTCAAGCTTTGACCTTAACTCCTCAAGTTCCGCATTCGGCCCAGGAGCAGGAAGCACATCATTCACCCTCACGCCTGTTTCGGCCTGGATCTCATCCACCTTTTTCAAGGCTCTTTTCATTCTGCCGATTCCACGTTTTTCAAGGGCCTGCTCCTTCATGGATACAGGGAAGAAAGCCTTCTTGTTCGCGTTCCATTCAGGTATGGCAATAAGCCTTTCATTATGGTCATAAACCCATACCCTTGATGCATCGTGGACATCGTATTCAACGATCACAAGCATTCCGTGGTAATGTTCGAGGTTCTTGCTCTTGTCAAAATAGATGTTGGTTCCAATGCTGACCTCGTTGTTTCTGGTCTGTTTTTCAATCCTTGGACGCTTAAGCGAAACCAGTTCTTCTTCAGGCAGAATCTCCGGCCTCCAGCCCTGGTCAAGATACTGCTGCCAGCGTTCAGCAGGTGTCATGTGACGTTTCCTGCCTGTCTTGGGGTCAACTATTTTCGGAAGAGACGAATGCTTGTGATAATAGTTGTACCAGACCTGAAACTGATCCATGAAATCAAGGAACTCCACCCATTCCATAGGGATGTCGCTCTTGCCTTTTTCCCGGACATCTTTATCCATGGCCAGATACACAGAACGCTCGACATCATTGCTCATGCTTTTGCCACGGAATGTTTCAAGCAGCTTCGCCCAGTTGATGGCGTTTTTATTAAAGGCCTCTATCCCACCGCGTCCCTGGGGATTTCCCGGCCTTCCGGATTTGTGTGTAGTTCCGATTCGCTCAAAAAGGCCAGTGACGTCATCCGTCATTTCTATTGCCTTGTTACCCGAACCTCCGTCAGTATAGAAAAATAAGGGAATCCCGCCGTAGGGCTTTTTCTCGTTCAGCGTGAGCGTGTGCCTTACGCAATCGCCCACTGTCTGGGCAGACTCCGCAAGACCCGCGCTCCACCCGACCTGCATCTTGGTGACGTTATCCACCGCGAAACATACTTCAGGGATAAAAGGCCGACCGTGGATAGGGTGATTAACTTTTGCCTTGACGCTGTGACCGTCCATCTGCACGATATCCATGGGCATGAAGCCGTCGTTGCTTCTGCGTACAAATGCTCTTTGCGATCTCAGTTCTTTAGGAGACTTGCGGCCTCTTTCAATGTCCAGTCTGCTGAAATTTTTCACGAATCTGCGTACCTGATCATAAGAAGGGATGTTTTCGCATCCCATGTATTCCATAAATTCGAGAGTCCAGTTTATTGAAGGCTTTGACGGCTTTCTGTAAATCGTAAGAAACTCTTTGGCCCATGCTGGAATGGCTATATCCTTGTGCGGAGATTCCGGCACAAGGCCCATGTATCCGTATTTTGCGTAATCACCTGCCCAGCGTTTGAGGGTGCGTTCGGAAAGGCCGCGTTCACAGGTTCCGCCGGATCTGTTGTTGGCCAATAAAACTGCATCAGCGAGATAACCCGGAAGCGTGCCTTGAGTCTGCATTACCAGTAGATCAATAATTCCCTGACGCTGACTTTTTGGGTGATTCTGAAGAAACTTCACAAAAGTCAGACGCGCCGTCGCTGTGTCTTTCTGCCAACCCTTGAGGGCATGAACATCTGAAACTCCTTCCTTATTATATGTAGGTCGGGTTAGGGCGTCCTTTGCCCGTAACCCGACAGGAGGCTTTGCCACAACCGGCGCACGAAGCACGATAACCTCCGCTCCGGAAGGCTCGACATCAGCTTCCTCAACCACTGGAGCAGGGGCCAGGGATTCAAGAAGGCGGTCGGATTCGGCTTTGATTATGGCGTCCTTTATGTCCGTAGGCAGCTTGGAAGCCTTGTAAAGCTTCACCTTGCCGCCCTGAACAGACTGCTCTTCACAGATCCAGTTTTCCTTTTCCTTGCTGGCTCTTCTCTGAAGAGAAGAACGAGCAATCTGGGTTGCGTCTATTATTTCTTTAAGCGAATAAGCCGTTTTCATGCCGCAGCCTCTTCAGGAACACAGTCAACGCCGGGCATTGCCAGCCATTCTTTAGGGCAGCCTTTGTCAGCCAGACAGCCCAAAACCCTTCTGTTATTCTTAACGCCGTGGATGGTCATGCTTACAAGCTGCTCAGATACCTCAAGCTCAGAGGCAACAGCCCTGCCGCTTATCCCGTTCCTGACCATCCAGACTTTAATTTCAAGGCTTTCCCTCTTCATATAATCCTCTGTTTTACTTGCGATGCTTCATTCAATTTGATAACAGTTAAAAACTAAACACCCTTAATGGAGGCCCAGATGGACTCAACGCCAGACCCAAATGAATCCTATAAGTTCAATAAAGAATCTCTCATCGATCTGTACGCTCAGGCTCATATCCTTCTTGCTCTTTTAACCGTAATCCCGCAGAAAGACTTGCAACGGTTAAAAGACCACCTTGAGCTTCAAGTCGCAACTTGCGGGCAAGAAGGTTTGCTCGGAGAGTCGAGGCTTCTTGCTCTTCAATTAGTTTCTGGAAGTCACCGTAAAGAGGACAACCCTGAAGAGTCACGCAAGCTGTTCCGTGTGATTCAAAACAACGATAAACCTCAATAGTGTTTGCTTCTGTGTTACATTTAGAGTCAGTGGACAGGCGGGATCGAAAAGACTCATATCTCGTGTACATCTTGGCAAATTCCAAGTCCTCAGTGGTCAGAAAAAGTTCCGATCCATCTTCAAGCAGGAGGCTATGAAAATGGCTGGATGAGCTACGAAGTCCTGTCAGCGCCAGACACAAATTATATGGTTCGCTTTGAGATTGAGGTGATTGATTCTTTCGATCGCAAGTATCGGAAGAAAATTGCTCTGAAGATCTCAGATAACGTTTCCAATGAGCCAAAAAAGAACACAACCATCTCTTCATAACGAATCCTCCATCTTCTTAAGCTTCTGTTTTGCCATCTTCGCCTCATGATACGCCTCAGCCCAGGTCAATAATTTATCCTGCTGCTGATCAATCGCCCGGTATCCGAGAGGCCTTATCAAAATGGACAACAACTCCGTACAGTCACAATCCACGGCCCTGCAAAACACCGGGAAAAGCTTCAGCGGCATCACATGCTCGTCAGCCTGCGGATTGAGCCACTTTTCGAGCAACGCCATACTGATCTGAGTCTTTATGCCGTGTCTGCGGCAGCTCTCCTCCATACGTTCCAGAATCTGCTCTCTGGAGTATTTGGAAGCCTTGGCCGCCGCGTTCATAGCCAGCTTCAGATCATATGAGATGTTCAGGTTCTGCCCCCTGAATTTCAGTTCCATCTGATGCACTGTCCGAGAATTCCTTATTTGTTGTCCAAAATCCGTCAATTATCTGACGTTGTAACCATGCAAAAACTGTTGTAGATTGTAGCTTCCGGTTAATTGCTTAACTTTTATGTGTCTAAATTGCTGCATTTCTGGTCATTTGTCAAGCCTAAAAATGGGCATCTTTACTTTTTATGGTACTAAATGCCCTTTATTGCAATACCAAATGATTTCAAATAGATATGCGTGGGCATCTTTTGGAACATAATGAATTCTTTTTGGGCAGCTTCGGCTTGAGAAGCTGCCCACTTTTGAGAGGTTGAAATGAGTGCTATTGGAGAACGACTTAGATCTATAAGAGGGGATTCAGCCCAGGTAGATTTTGCTAAAAAGCTTAATATCCATAGAAATACTTGGGTAAGATACGAAACAGGCGCAGTACCGCCAGATGCTAATGTTATTGCAGAGGTGTGCACTAAATTTGGTATTAATTCTGATTGGCTCTTATTTGGTACAGGGCCAAAAGAAAAAAGTTCACAAATACAGCATGAACCCCAGTCCAGCGTGATCTCATGCGCCGATAATACAGCCATAGACATCGATAACTACTGCTTCATACCTATGGTTGAATGCAGGCTGTCCGGCGGCAACGGTGAACCTGTATATTCGGAGGGAATCAAGGATTATTACGCCTTCAGAAAGCGTTTCATCAATTATATAGCCACAAACGCAAAGAATCTGGTATTGATGAGAGTGTCGGGAACCTCTATGGAGCCTGAAATAAAGGACGGCGGGACTGTGATGATAGATATGGGCAGGAAACACCCTAAAACCGGCTGCTACTTCGCCCTGGGCTACGGTGATACATTGTCAATCAAGGAACTGGAAGTACTTCCGGCTGGCATCGTGCGTGTAATCAGTAAAAACCGCAAGGATTATCCGCCATACGAAGCCAACCTGAGCGACATCCGCATAATCGGCCAGGTCGTCTGGGGCGACCGAATGTTTCCAATATAATTTTGACAGGTTTTCTGATGAGTTTAATGATGTGTTTTGTGCTGGTTTTCAATTTCAAAGTAGTGCCAAAGCTCGCGCCGATTTTTGCCCAAAAACCAAAAGTGGTGCCAAAGCTCGATTTTAACCCGAATCCCACTAAAACCCAGCAAATCCCGGCACTTCCCACATATTTTCAGCTATATCCTATGGTGCCAAAGCATTTGCTGGGTCACACTTTTTTCAAAAAGCGACCCGCCGGAGGCCGCTTTTTATTAAAAGTATTAGTTCGTTTCCCAAAAACTTCATGTTGTTTAATATCCGTATTCGGGAATCAGATATAGATACCTTTTATAAGCGATATTTGAGTACAAAACGGATAATCCAGCAAATCCAAAAGTTTTTTGCCAAGCTTTTTTTCAAAAAAGCGATCTTTACCAGTTGCTTAATAATTATGAATAATGGGAACTTAAAGTCCCCATTTATAGTTCATAATTATTGTATCAAATCAATAGATCACATAATTATTTCCCAACGATCTTTGTTGTTCTCTGAAGCTCTTCCGCAATTTCAGCCAGAATCTTTGAAGATTCGACTATTTCTTCAAGCTCGTGTTCAACTGTGGAAACTGAATTTACAAGAATTTCAGCACCTGTTGCTATGTGATCACTTTTTCTTGCCGAATCCGATGTGATCGATGCAATGCTTCTGATAGTGTCGCTTTGAGAAGTCAGGTTCTCATGAATGTAAACCTGCATTTTGCTGATTGTATCAATTATTTTTTCAATCTCGTTATTTTTGGTAACAACCTTTCCAACTGTATCATCATTAACCTTGATTCTTCCGTGAATCTCGCCAGTGGCTTCCCTTGTCTTTATGGAAAGATTCTTGATTTCATCTGCGACAACGGCAAAGCCTCTTCCTGCTTCTCCGGCCCTTGCTGCCTCTATGGTTGCATTCAAGGCAAGCAGATTTGTCTGGTCGGATATATCTCTAATCATTTCAGTGACTTTGCTTATTTCTATACTGCTCTGACGAAGGTCTGATATCAGTGCTTCGGCTTCTTTTGTTTCGTGGACAGCCTTATCAGCAACCTTTGAAGCATCTTCAACCTTTGTAAGTACAGATTGGAGCGACTGAGCGGCTTTTTCAATGGAAATCGAAACATCCTGGAGATTAGCATTTATTTCAGAAGTGTTGCCAGAAACGATTCTGCTCTGGCCGGAAGCTTCCTGGAATCCACCTGCTATATTTGATCCGCTTTCTTCCAGTTTTTTGGATTCAGAGTTGAGAAGATCTGCCTGGGATGACATTCTTTCAAATGCAATTTTTAATTGGCTTGCTGTTTTTTCAAGTTCTATCTGGGATTTTTTTTGCTCTTCAACTGATTCAAGCTGCTTTTCAATAGCCTCGTTTTGTTCGTCTTTTGCTTTTAATCTGTCCTTTTCAACAATATAAAGGATGAGAGTCAAGGCTAATACTTGTTTTATGAAATTTTCAGTCCTGAAGGCAACAAGTTGCATCTGATCATAATCAAGGATGTTAAAATCCATGCCTTTTGCTTTCATGATTTTAAGGGCTATTATTTGAAGTATGGATAGGCAGGCCCAAGTCAAGGCGCTTTTATTCCCGTGTAGAAGCACTGCAATCAGAGGAACCGACATCAACCAGTAAATTGACGAAGAATTAATGCCACCAGAAAAAATATTGTACACGCTCATGTATAGAAATAATGATGAAATCAGGGCCTCAGTCGCAAATTTGAGAGATTTTGTAAGCTTGAGGGCGAAGGCGCAGGCAAATATGAGAAACATGGCCAGAACAATATTGCCAATAAGAATTGTCTGATGCTCTTTTATCCATTTAATGATTGTTATAAGAAAGAATGGCTGAAGGAGAAAACAGGCTGATACCAGAAGTTTAGCCTTTCGCCTTATTTCTGCTTCAGAGGTCAGTTCTTCAGGGACAAACCAGTTAATCAGCTGAGCATAAAAATTCGACATGATTCTAAATCCTTGGGGAATAGAGTTCTTACCTGGGTTTTAAAGAGAAACGTTGTTTTCATATCATAAAAAGAAACTAATTCAAAAAATAAACGTCAATTTAAATAAAAATTTTGTAACTATTTCCTATAATGACTTTTAATAGATTTTTTTTGAAAGAAGTTCTTCAAAAAAATGCAGTAAAATAAATGATGGACGAATTAATTTATGTGGTTATGCTCAATTCTCAGTAACATTTGAAAGTTCATGGGCTTAACATTTTTAAAACTCTAAAAATATCAGTTTTTTGCCTACTAACAAAACCATAAAGTTTTTGCGGAGCTTTTTACAAAAAGCAACCCGCTCGAGGCACTCCCCTATCAACTTCAAAACAGCCGAAAGAATACGCTTCATCTGATTTTGGTCTATTGGGTTATAAAGCCTCGCCGGAGGCACTCGGCTTAACGTCGGATTACGGACAATGGGCGTCCTAATCCGGCCTACGCATCACCCTTTTTTGATGGCAAATTAACCATAAAAGGCACTTCTTAACTGAAAATCAGGCAGAGCCACATTAATTTATATAATGAGAAGTTATTATGATAAAATTCTGTGGTTTTTGAAAGCCTTGGGGGAACTTTTTACAAAAGTTCCCCCATAACCCAAAATGATTTGTTCCATAGATTTAAACATTTAGCCGGATCATAGCTTTTTGCGAGCCTATTATACCCGGATCGTGCCGATCGATCAGAAGGAATGCCCCCTTTTACCCCATAATCCCATTTTATCAGCTTCTTTTATCATATCCTCCCTGAAGTCAGGATGACTTATGCTGATGAGGGCTTCGGCTCTTTCCTTTGTGTTTTTCCCTTTTAGCTGGACAATGCCGTTTTCGCTTACCACATATTGAACTATTGATCGTGGAAGCGTAACAATGGCCCCTTGTGACAGAACGGGCCTGATAGTTGATTTGAGCTGGCCGTCTTTGTCGTTGAAGGTCGATTTCATGGCTATTATGCCTTTGCCGCCTCTTGAAAGGAATGCGCCGTATATGTAATCAAGTTGGCCACCTGTGCCTGAAATCTGTTTGTGACCGGATGACTCCGAGCAGACCTGACCAGTGAGATCAATCTCAAGCGCATTGTTTATGGCAACGACATTGTCGTTCTGGGATATGATTTTTGCATCATTTATATAATCCACAGGATATGACGCGCAGGCCGGATTATTATTTAAAAAGTCGTAAAGCCTTTTTGTTCCCATTGCAAATGTGTATGTCATCTTGCCTTTGTCAGTATTTTTTTTGGCACCGGAAACGAGTCCTTTTTCATAAAGATCGGCAAACGAATCCACCATCATTTCTGTATGGACTCCCAGATCCGGAATTCCCATCTCTCCTATGATTCCTCCAATCAGATTGGGCAGACCTCCTATACCTAACTGAAGACAACAGCCCTCACGTATCTCATTTATGATGTAGGACGCAATTTTTTTGTCTTCGTCCGAGGCCTGTTTCATGCTTGTTTCTGCAAGGGCAGGGTGCTCACCTTCGATTATATGATCTACTTTGGAAACATGAATAAATTCCTGGTTACCTCCAAGGCATCTCGGAATGTTTTTATTGATTTCGACAATTATTTTTTTTGATTTGGATATTGCGGCAGAAGACATTGAATTGGAAATGCCTATGTTGAAATTTCCGTTTTTACCCATGGGAGCGGCAGAAATGAATGCCACGTCGTAATCAATATACTTGCGTATTATATGCGGTCCCTGGTGATAGGTCATCGGAACGTAGCTGATAAGACCCTGTTCTCCAAGTCGTCTTGATACCGCGCTGAAATGCCAGTCACTGGTTGTTACTCTTTTCTGTTCAGGGTCAGCTTTTATTACTTCAGGTACTTTTATAAGGCATACCACTGAAAGTTTCAGATTTTCCAGTTCACCGTCCATTATTCGTTTTGATAGTGCAAGATCCAGGGAGTGAGGAAAGAGTGTGAATTCACTGTAATAAATGTTGTCTCCTGTTTTGACCATGGCCGCAGCTTCTTTGGCTGTAATCACTTTATTCTTGTATGACTGTTGATGAATATTCATGTAAATCCTCCTTCATAAAACAGATAAAACCATGGAACGTAAATTTGAAAATGCCGAATCAGGGCTGGAAAATCTGATGTCAGCAATATCAGCAACATTGTTTTCATGCCAAAGATAGCATTAAGCGTGCCATCTGGTTCATTGATGGCAAATGAGAGTGGAGTTGTGATTGCGGTGTTATTTAAGCATTGTATTATTTGAAATGATGTAACCATATTTTACAATCTGTAAAACAGGGTAGATGTAGCTCTGGAGTCGGTTCCTGATTTGGGAAAACTGCATCCGGCTTTTAAAACCGGACGCAGTTTTCTTCTAAAAGCTATTTCTTGTTTTTGGTATCCTCAGCTGCAATAGGGATGGGCGGTATTGTGGTTCCTGTCGCATTCGGATAGTTTTCA
Above is a genomic segment from Desulforegula conservatrix Mb1Pa containing:
- a CDS encoding XRE family transcriptional regulator is translated as MSAIGERLRSIRGDSAQVDFAKKLNIHRNTWVRYETGAVPPDANVIAEVCTKFGINSDWLLFGTGPKEKSSQIQHEPQSSVISCADNTAIDIDNYCFIPMVECRLSGGNGEPVYSEGIKDYYAFRKRFINYIATNAKNLVLMRVSGTSMEPEIKDGGTVMIDMGRKHPKTGCYFALGYGDTLSIKELEVLPAGIVRVISKNRKDYPPYEANLSDIRIIGQVVWGDRMFPI
- a CDS encoding Mu transposase C-terminal domain-containing protein translates to MKTAYSLKEIIDATQIARSSLQRRASKEKENWICEEQSVQGGKVKLYKASKLPTDIKDAIIKAESDRLLESLAPAPVVEEADVEPSGAEVIVLRAPVVAKPPVGLRAKDALTRPTYNKEGVSDVHALKGWQKDTATARLTFVKFLQNHPKSQRQGIIDLLVMQTQGTLPGYLADAVLLANNRSGGTCERGLSERTLKRWAGDYAKYGYMGLVPESPHKDIAIPAWAKEFLTIYRKPSKPSINWTLEFMEYMGCENIPSYDQVRRFVKNFSRLDIERGRKSPKELRSQRAFVRRSNDGFMPMDIVQMDGHSVKAKVNHPIHGRPFIPEVCFAVDNVTKMQVGWSAGLAESAQTVGDCVRHTLTLNEKKPYGGIPLFFYTDGGSGNKAIEMTDDVTGLFERIGTTHKSGRPGNPQGRGGIEAFNKNAINWAKLLETFRGKSMSNDVERSVYLAMDKDVREKGKSDIPMEWVEFLDFMDQFQVWYNYYHKHSSLPKIVDPKTGRKRHMTPAERWQQYLDQGWRPEILPEEELVSLKRPRIEKQTRNNEVSIGTNIYFDKSKNLEHYHGMLVIVEYDVHDASRVWVYDHNERLIAIPEWNANKKAFFPVSMKEQALEKRGIGRMKRALKKVDEIQAETGVRVNDVLPAPGPNAELEELRSKLEAEMAAPILPMLEQAILNEEIPENMFDQWDFWKRLDALIKAGEKISDRLARFHSYFQTTEDYNACRMMDEGVEQLMAGGL
- a CDS encoding methyl-accepting chemotaxis protein; this encodes MSNFYAQLINWFVPEELTSEAEIRRKAKLLVSACFLLQPFFLITIIKWIKEHQTILIGNIVLAMFLIFACAFALKLTKSLKFATEALISSLFLYMSVYNIFSGGINSSSIYWLMSVPLIAVLLHGNKSALTWACLSILQIIALKIMKAKGMDFNILDYDQMQLVAFRTENFIKQVLALTLILYIVEKDRLKAKDEQNEAIEKQLESVEEQKKSQIELEKTASQLKIAFERMSSQADLLNSESKKLEESGSNIAGGFQEASGQSRIVSGNTSEINANLQDVSISIEKAAQSLQSVLTKVEDASKVADKAVHETKEAEALISDLRQSSIEISKVTEMIRDISDQTNLLALNATIEAARAGEAGRGFAVVADEIKNLSIKTREATGEIHGRIKVNDDTVGKVVTKNNEIEKIIDTISKMQVYIHENLTSQSDTIRSIASITSDSARKSDHIATGAEILVNSVSTVEHELEEIVESSKILAEIAEELQRTTKIVGK
- a CDS encoding acetyl-CoA hydrolase/transferase family protein — translated: MNIHQQSYKNKVITAKEAAAMVKTGDNIYYSEFTLFPHSLDLALSKRIMDGELENLKLSVVCLIKVPEVIKADPEQKRVTTSDWHFSAVSRRLGEQGLISYVPMTYHQGPHIIRKYIDYDVAFISAAPMGKNGNFNIGISNSMSSAAISKSKKIIVEINKNIPRCLGGNQEFIHVSKVDHIIEGEHPALAETSMKQASDEDKKIASYIINEIREGCCLQLGIGGLPNLIGGIIGEMGIPDLGVHTEMMVDSFADLYEKGLVSGAKKNTDKGKMTYTFAMGTKRLYDFLNNNPACASYPVDYINDAKIISQNDNVVAINNALEIDLTGQVCSESSGHKQISGTGGQLDYIYGAFLSRGGKGIIAMKSTFNDKDGQLKSTIRPVLSQGAIVTLPRSIVQYVVSENGIVQLKGKNTKERAEALISISHPDFREDMIKEADKMGLWGKRGHSF